GGCTATAGCGAGGAAGAAGTACCAGCAATACGCGAGAACCCACAGCTTTAGCTGGTGTTTGATAAAAGCGCCGACACAGGCTTGGGCAAATACCGTATTTGCCGACCTTCCCGAAGAAAAGCGTGTAGCTGCGATGTGGGACTCGATTTTTCAATTTAACCGTATCCATGAAGAGGATCCTGTCACTGCGTGGAAGCAGCATATTGGGCGCTTGAAGCAGGTACAGCAGATTTTGAATGAAAAGAAATATAAGAGGCTTCATTATAAAGCCCCAGGAACGGATGTAACGGTGGAGCTGCCGGAGGAGCATGTTTGGTTGGGCGGAGATGAATCAAATGCGAGAGGGAACAGATTTGTAGCCAATATGCCGACGGAAGAGGTCTTCACCATGCCTCATAGAACGGGAGTCAATGGTAAGGTAACCAGTACCATGCCCCTTAATATTAATGGATTGCTGGTTGATCGGTTTTCGTTTACTTTCAGGGAGGGTAGGATTGTCGATTATTCTGCGGAGGTAGGTGCGGATCATCTGGCAGCACTGCTGGAAAGCGATGAGGGAAGCCGGTATTTGGGTGAAATCGCACTTGTACCGCATGATTCCCCGATTTCCAATGCCCGAAGGATTTTCTACAATATCGGGATTGATGAGAATGCCTCCTGCCACATGGCGATAGGCAGTTCTTATCCGGTCAATCTGAAAAACGGAACGAAGCTGAGCCGGGATGAGCTGCTGGAGAAAGGCGGCAACACGAGCTTGACCCATGTCGATTTTATGATCGGAAGCGCTGAGCTAGATATCGATGGAGAGCTCTACAATGGTGAAGTAGAACCTATTTTTCGCAAGGGCAATTGGGCAATTGAAGCATTACGATGATGGAGGCAAAGGCTGCCGCAGTTCTAGATCAACTCTAGTACACTGCGACAGCCTTTGTTTGTTAACGGCTAAGTATACGATGACGCTGTTTATCTTTGTACATTTCCTTGTCAGCCAGTTCGATTAGCTCTTCAGAAGTAATGTTTATGCCTGAGTGAAACGAGTATAACCCATAACTAACGGCTAATTTATATGGCTTTATGCGGGTGTTATTGATCCTTCCTAGCTCTTGCCTCACATGATCCATGAAAATGTGGCTGTCTGTCTCTGTTTGATGCAGAATGACGATAAATTCGTCTCCGCCATAGCGGAAGATATAATCGCCGCCGTTCAATCGGGAGCTAATGACATGGCAGGTTCGTTTGATCATATCATCGCCCTCTGCATGCCCGAATTGATCATTTACCTTTTTCAGGTTGTTGATATCAATGAAGCATAATGTAAATCGGATGTACTTATCCCTTGCTTTAACCAGCTGTGATTGGAGTAGCTCCATGCCTCGTCTGCGGTTGATTACACCGGTCAAAGGATCTACCGAAGCATGCACCTGCAGCTTGCTCTCTAATTTTTTCAATTCTGTAATGTCCGTCACCGCGGTTAATAACAGCAAATCATTATCATATTCTAATAACTCAAAATTGACCATCGCCCATTTGGCTTTTACAGCTGAGAGGCGGAGCTCGATGTTTCGATTATGGATGGATCCATTTGTTTGTAGTTCAGCAATAATCTGCTCTTTATTCTCATGACAGTAGGATACAGCTTCGCTGCGAATCACGGGGGAACCTTTTCCAAGTTCATAGAAATCGTACGCTTTATCATTGATCTGTAAAATCCGGTCATCTTTCAGACGCGTCAGAACCAGCGGAAAAGGGTTCACCGCAAACAGCTTGCGAAAATGCTCCTCACTGGCTTGGAGCTTTCTATTTGAAATGAAGTCTTTCTTACTGAAGCGGTAAAAAAAGAAAGCAATGAAAAATGCGATAAACGCAGTTGCTGTCGTATTGATTTGTTTGGACACGAGCGAATAACGGTCTGGGCTGACCATTGTGAGTAATATAAGAAAAATGACATGATTGCAGACCACGATAGGCAGGAATCGACTTGGTTGGATGGGAAGGACGATGGCAACACCGATTAAAATAATCACGTAGGTATCAATATTACCCGTTAGGCTCTGACTGTTCACAGACCCGAGAACGCCTACACCGATATATAAGGCAGCATAAGTATGGATAATCCCGACTGGTAAGCGCGAACCGGGAGTTTTAAGTCTTTTTTTAAATTTATATGCTATCACTAAGTACAGGACCGACATAAGAAAGCTGAAAGCGTGACCGATGTAAAGCCCGGTTTTAAAGCTGCTTATTTCAACAGAATTAAATTGTACTAGATCAGCGTAGAGAAGATAAGGAAAGAAAAGCAGCACGAGCACTGCAACGATTTTTAGACGGAATAGCAGCTGTTGATGATGCGAATGGGTAAAAAGCGCATGATGATCTGTTTCCATATACGTTCTTGGCAAGATAGGCAATGCAATCAAACCCTTTTTAGTAGTTATGTCGTATTTTATCATAAAAAGTCTGATTATAGGCTTGTTTGGTCGGTTGATGTGTATTTTTCAACAGAAATTTGCAAAGTAACATGCTATAATTTTTTGGAAGAATACTAGTTTGCAAGAAGTTAATTTTTCCATGGGGGCATGGTATGAAAAGAAGTTTACAATTATTTATATTTGTATGGGTTCTGATCGGTTTCAGCGTAAGCCAAAGTAACGGTGTCAAAGCGAATGGAATCGAGCACCCAGTGAAAGTGGTGGCTTCTTCAAGCTCGGGCGATGGTACGACGCTCATCCTCAGCGACCAGCATCGTGTATGGTCATGGGGAGATTCACAGCGATTAGGTCTGGGTGGAGAATACGGCGCGCCTTCGCCAACACTCGTCCATTTTTATGATGGCGATGGCAATGAGGTTTTGGAGCCTATCGTGGATATTGGCACTGGGGAGGAGCATTCAGCGGCACTAAGCCAAACTGGATATGTCTGAACATGGGGCGAGAACTTCAGCTCTATGCTGGGCGATGGCACAACCTATGAGAGATACGCTCCTGTGCAGGTGATCAGCTCGGAAACGAATACACCACTTGCCAGTATTACGAAGATTGCGGTCGGCGATTATCACACGCTGGCACTACGAAGTGACGGGACTGTGTGGTCATGGGGAGCGGGGACTAGCGGGCAATTAGGAAATGCCATGTCTTCGAACCAAGCCAAGGCCGTGCAAGTGAAGCTTCAGGACAGTACACCTTTAGAAGATGTAGTTGAGGTTGCAGCCGGTCAGTCTTTCTCCATCGCTTTAACGGATGATGGGAAAGTGTATACTTGGGGCCACAATTATTTCGGCAAGCTGGGTCAGGGGGACAATGATTATAATAAATCTGTCAACTATGCCGTTCAAATTGCAGGTCCCGGTATCAATGATCATGTTGTTCAACATATTTATACGAATTCCGCTTCGGACAGCGCCTTTTATACGGTTTCGGGTGCCGTATACGGTTGGGGAGGCAATACAGATGGTCAATTAGGTAATGGCGATTATGTAGATTATGTGCATGGCGAGGCACCGGTCTCCACTCCGATCGAAATTGAAACCTTCCGGGATAAACATGTTCTCAACATTGTCTC
This genomic window from Paenibacillus hexagrammi contains:
- a CDS encoding aminopeptidase, with protein sequence MNSFDEQLEKYAKLVVKVGVNLQPGQDLIVEAPLENISFARLIVKKAYEAGAKFVQVQWIDEWITRSRFECAQDESFDYYPEWYALMLERFVENGGALIHIKVPDPELYRGIPAEKVSRANKAMAIARKKYQQYARTHSFSWCLIKAPTQAWANTVFADLPEEKRVAAMWDSIFQFNRIHEEDPVTAWKQHIGRLKQVQQILNEKKYKRLHYKAPGTDVTVELPEEHVWLGGDESNARGNRFVANMPTEEVFTMPHRTGVNGKVTSTMPLNINGLLVDRFSFTFREGRIVDYSAEVGADHLAALLESDEGSRYLGEIALVPHDSPISNARRIFYNIGIDENASCHMAIGSSYPVNLKNGTKLSRDELLEKGGNTSLTHVDFMIGSAELDIDGELYNGEVEPIFRKGNWAIEALR
- a CDS encoding sensor domain-containing diguanylate cyclase, giving the protein MNSQSLTGNIDTYVIILIGVAIVLPIQPSRFLPIVVCNHVIFLILLTMVSPDRYSLVSKQINTTATAFIAFFIAFFFYRFSKKDFISNRKLQASEEHFRKLFAVNPFPLVLTRLKDDRILQINDKAYDFYELGKGSPVIRSEAVSYCHENKEQIIAELQTNGSIHNRNIELRLSAVKAKWAMVNFELLEYDNDLLLLTAVTDITELKKLESKLQVHASVDPLTGVINRRRGMELLQSQLVKARDKYIRFTLCFIDINNLKKVNDQFGHAEGDDMIKRTCHVISSRLNGGDYIFRYGGDEFIVILHQTETDSHIFMDHVRQELGRINNTRIKPYKLAVSYGLYSFHSGINITSEELIELADKEMYKDKQRHRILSR
- a CDS encoding RCC1 domain-containing protein, whose product is MKRSLQLFIFVWVLIGFSVSQSNGVKANGIEHPVKVVASSSSGDGTTLILSDQHRVWSWGDSQRLGLGGEYGAPSPTLVHFYDGDGNEVLEPIVDIGTGEEHSAALSQTGYV